TTTTATACTGCTTTTTATTCTATCCATTATTTTGTGGATCTGATTTGGAGTTACTTTGATTGTTAGCCTATTTTCGAATTCGAATGGATTCATTTTTGTCCCCTTAATTTTTGTTTTATTGTATACATACTTTATGTCAACATCATGTCTTTACCATGTTTTTTGAAATTCTGTCTTTTCATTAAAATCACGATTTAAGATGTGACATATTTAAGTTATATTTGAAAAGAAGAATAGGGGGAATATTTGACTATAACCTTGTATTTGTTAAAGATTTAGCCAAAAATCTATATACAGTTTAGTCTTAAAACAGCATCCGCAATAATAATACCTGCTGCTGTAGATACGTTCAATGAATTCCCCATTCCATACATTGGAATAAAGGCAGCCATATCGCAACAATTTATAACTTCTTGTGAAAGGCCATAGTTTTCGTTCCCGAAAACATATGCGACTTTAGCATTCAATGGAATACAATTATACTGACGTGCTTTCTTAGTAAGTTCTACTGCAATTATTGTATAACCATCATTTCGTAAGTCATTTATTATTTTTTTTGTATCTGTGGTATGTTCAATATCAAGCCATTTTTGAGTTCCAAGAGCAGTTTTTTTCACTTTTTTGCTTAACAAAAGATTTCGTGTTTTGTTACAAACATACAGTTTTTCTATTTTAAAAGCTTCACATAATCTGATAATTACTCCTATGTTATACGCGTTGCTTAAATTGTCCAATACGCAAATTATTGGATGTTTAGGTAGTGAGTGAAAATTTTCTCTGTTTGCTTTTATCTCTCTCAACTCTTGTTTTGAAAGTTGATAGTCATTATTTTTCATATGTTCACCTCAAAATTTTTTTATCATTGTACTGTTTGTCAAGACAA
The Nitratiruptor tergarcus DSM 16512 genome window above contains:
- a CDS encoding TrmH family RNA methyltransferase: MKNNDYQLSKQELREIKANRENFHSLPKHPIICVLDNLSNAYNIGVIIRLCEAFKIEKLYVCNKTRNLLLSKKVKKTALGTQKWLDIEHTTDTKKIINDLRNDGYTIIAVELTKKARQYNCIPLNAKVAYVFGNENYGLSQEVINCCDMAAFIPMYGMGNSLNVSTAAGIIIADAVLRLNCI